A stretch of the Diadema setosum chromosome 16, eeDiaSeto1, whole genome shotgun sequence genome encodes the following:
- the LOC140239896 gene encoding uncharacterized protein, with protein sequence MTSRKRILDQGVVTISHYFKEKEDSDPTMDFSDAITEKATQKNSDSDNAHSLTDSAVHTVVKPLHRDMEGTSPGASAESPPRSSLEKKRRVDGEKSTTDELLAALIHKIDEMNSNLTSRLDTALGKIETNEKEISNLKEEQESCRFDIKQLQDQVNKQEKENMKLRERLVDLTAREMRNTAVFYGFPEGAENVGKCEQLIKEFAKSNMQMEGEVSIERAHRTGRIRPKPGLPRPVVVAFSRYTTRQTVISSARRYLKERPFQHNGKDHQIFVDDMLPVEVRESRRKLLPLKRKLKEEDPKRKVYFKYPARLFYRETESGKEVEYKQHTTR encoded by the coding sequence ATGACGTCGAGAAAAAGGATCTTAGACCAAGGAGTCGTTACAATCTCCCATTATTTCAAGGAAAAGGAGGATTCTGACCCTACGATGGATTTTAGCGACGCTATTACGGAGAAGGCTACGCAAAAAAACAGTGACAGTGATAATGCACACAGCTTAACTGACTCTGCAGTGCACACGGTAGTGAAACCACTTCACAGAGATATGGAGGGAACCAGCCCGGGCGCGTCGGCGGAATCACCTCCACGCTCCTCGCTTGAGAAAAAACGACGAGTAGACGGGGAGAAGTCAACCACAGATGAACTACTCGCGGCCCTTATCCACAAGATAGACGAAATGAACTCCAATCTCACATCCAGGTTGGACACAGCTCTTGGTAAGATTGaaacaaatgagaaagaaatcaGTAACTTGAAAGAGGAGCAAGAGTCGTGCCGTTTTGATATCAAACAGTTACAGGACCAAGTAAACAAGCAAGAAAAGGAGAATATGAAATTGAGAGAGCGTCTTGTTGACCTCACTGCGAGAGAGATGAGGAATACGGCTGTGTTTTACGGGTTTCCTGAAGGTGCTGAAAACGTTGGGAAGTGTGAGCAATTGATCAAAGAATTTGCCAAgtcaaatatgcaaatggaagGTGAAGTGAGCATTGAAAGAGCTCATCGCACAGGCCGCATCAGGCCAAAACCCGGCCTTCCTCGCCCAGTTGTGGTAGCTTTCAGTAGATACACAACCAGACAAACAGTGATCAGCAGTGCCCGCAGATATTTGAAGGAGAGGCCTTTTCAGCACAACGGAAAGGATCACCAGATATTTGTCGATGATATGCTGCCGGTAGAAGTGCGAGAAAGCAGGAGGAAATTGCTGCCACTGAAACGAAAGCTGAAAGAGGAGGACCCAAAGCGAAAGGTGTACTTCAAATATCCGGCGCGATTGTTTTACAGGGAGACTGAGAGCGGAAAAGAAGTGGAGTACAAGCAGCACACCACAAGATAG